A stretch of Castanea sativa cultivar Marrone di Chiusa Pesio chromosome 2, ASM4071231v1 DNA encodes these proteins:
- the LOC142624312 gene encoding putative LRR receptor-like serine/threonine-protein kinase At3g47570 yields MALLEHVMDIVDPLMFFEEDEEDIDDKRNEDDIEDRETIEEEHHLNCTHMLPQPLSLLSKSKIISACSSIDHKGNDFKSLIFEFMCNGSLDLWLHPKSDEQYQRKKLSFVQRLNIAIDVAYALEYLHQHCQTPIVHCDLKPSNILLDEDMVAHVGDFGLVKFLFEASDNPSKTQTLSIGLRGSIGYIPPEYGMGGEISTLGDIFSYDILLLEMFTGKKPIDEMFIDGLSIHKFTSMALPEHVTDIVDPSMFFEEDEEDVNDERNEDDIEDKAIIEEKPHLNVSSRIKDCLISVFEIGLSCSTTSPNERMPTNVVVNEMNAIKDTYLKFKKGNRRRMN; encoded by the exons ATGGCTTTGCTTGAACATGTAATGGATATAGTGGACCCATTAATGTTTTTTGAGGAGGATGAAGAAGATATTGATGATAAGAGAAACGAAGATGACATTGAAGACAGAGAAACAATTGAAGAAGAGCATCATCTCAAT TGTACACATATGCTGCCTCAGCCATTGTCATTGCTTTCCAAGTCAAAG ATTATCTCTGCTTGCTCTAGCATTGATCATAAAGGGAATGACTTTAAGAGCTTAATTTTTGAGTTCATGTGCAATGGAAGTCTGGACCTGTGGTTGCATCCTAAAAGTGATGAGcaatatcaaagaaaaaaattaagctttGTTCAGAGACTGAACATAGCCATTGATGTTGCTTATGCATTAGAATATCTTCATCAACATTGCCAAACACCAATTGTTCACTGTGATCTTAAACCAAGCAATATACTCCTTGATGAAGATATGGTAGCCCATGTTGGTGATTTCGGATTGGTGAAGTTCCTCTTTGAAGCATCTGACAATCCCTCCAAAACTCAAACCTTGTCAATTGGACTAAGGGGTTCCATTGGGTACATTCCTCCAG AGTATGGGATGGGTGGCGAAATTTCAACATTGGGAGACATTTTCAGTTATGACATACTCTTGCTTGAGATGTTCACTGGGAAAAAACCTATCGATGAAATGTTCATAGATGGTTTGAGCATTCACAAGTTCACTTCAATGGCTTTGCCTGAACATGTAACGGATATAGTTGACCCATCAATGTTTTTTGAGGAGGATGAAGAAGATGTCAATGATGAGAGAAACGAAGATGACATTGAAGACAAAGCAATAATTGAAGAAAAGCCCCATCTCAATGTTAGTAGCAGAATAAAAGATTGCTTGATATCAGTGTTTGAAATTGGATTGtcatgttctacaacatcaccTAATGAGCGGATGCCAACAAATGTTGTTGTCAATGAAATGAATGCTATTAAAGACACATATCTTAAATTCAAGAAGGGAAACAGAAGAAGAATGAACTAG